The Spiroplasma apis B31 genomic sequence GGATACAATGTTATGGACAAGTTTACTAAGGCATACAAAAATGCTGGAATTTCATACAAGGATTTACCAGTAACAAACTTAATGTTGATGGATTATGGTAATCCAATATACGAAGAGGCAATACGCCAAGGTAAAACAAACTTTGACTTAGCTAAGGAAGCTGTTGATAACACAAGAGACAATATAGCAAAATCAATTATGAACAATTACAAAGTATCTGATTTATTGAAAAAGGACATCTATAAACTTATTGGTGCGACTCCTATGATTGGAGTTAATGACACTGTTTCTGGAGTGTTCACTTTAGAAGATGCAAAAGAACTTTATAATTGAGCACAAAATGTCGGATTGGCTTATCTTTCAATGTGATCTGTTAACGACGACCGTGGAAAAAATGCAAATGGCGTTGGGGTAGCAAAATCATTAGTTAATCATGGACTTAGTTATTTAAGAGAATATGATTTCTCAAAAGCATTTAATGGTTCATGGGATGATGGTGTTAAAAATCCTAGCGATAAAGCTTAAATATATATAAATTAAAGAGTGTTTAAACTCTTTTTTATTTTCAAAAATGTTTTAAGTGTTATAATAAATTTTGAACGAATTATTTTATAGGAGGTAAAGCAATGAAACTAATAGATACAATAAATATTTCTCAATATATTATATCTGAATGATTAGATGTTGTTATTACAAGAACAGAATGATTCGAAAAGATATTAGAAACTGAATGACTCTCCCTGAATGCGTAATAACTTAGATTACGCGATCACAATTAAATACTTTACTTAAAGGGAGAAAACACAATGAAAAATAATAAAAACATTTTGGAAATTCGTAACTTGACTAAAAGTTACGATGGAAAAGTTGTTTTAAGAGGTGTTAGTTTTAATGTCCACGAAGGAGAGTTCATAACTCTTTTAGGTCCTTCTGGTTGTGGAAAAACCACAACCCTAAACATAATCGGTGGACGTGAAAAACAAGACTTTGGGGATTTGCTTTTTGAATCAAAAAACTTAACTCCAATACCCAGCAATAAGCGCCAGATTAACACAATTTTTCAAAATTATGCCTTGTTTCCTCACTATGATGTTTATGACAACATAGCTTATGGTCTAAGAATCAAAAAAATGAAAGAAGACCTTATAGAACAAGAAGTAATGAAATATATCAAAAAGTTCTCTTTAGAAGGTCATGAAAATAAAAGAGTTCATGAACTTAGTGGTGGTCAAAAACAAAGGGTGGCAATCGCCAGAGCCTTAGTTTTAAAACCTAGAATATTGTTACTTGATGAACCAATGTCGGCTCTTGACGTACAATTAAGAAAAAGAATGCAAAACGAGTTAAAAGATTTGCAAGAAGAAATTGGAATAACATTTATCTTAGTAACACATGACCAAGAAGAAGCACTAACACTAAGTGATAGAGTTGTCGTTATGAATGAAGGTAACATACAACAAATAGGAACACCAGAAGAAATTTACAATGAACCAGAAAATAGATGAGTTGCAAACTTCATCGGAGTTTCAAATGTCATTGACAATGGTGTTATGATAAAAGACTTAAGACTTAAATTTGATGGAAAAGAGTTTGATTGTATAGACAAAGGTTTTGGTGAAAACGAAACTAATATTGACATAGTTATCAGACCTGAGGATATCAAGATTTCAGAACCCGGAAAAGGTTACTTTGATGGTATCGTTGAAAATGTTATTTTCAAAGGTGTTCATTATGAGATAACTATCAAAACTGAGTATAGAACATTTGTTGCACATACAACCGAGTTCCACGATTTTGACAAGAAAGTTTCTATAAAATGATTTGACAATGATCTTCATGTAATGTGAAAAGAAATTGACGATTAATGATTAATCAAGATACTACAAATGTTTTAAATGACAATCTTGACTTAGATCAAGAAGTTGAACATGAATTAGAAGATATTGAAATAATCGAATCGGAAGGTGAAAATCAAGAATTCGTCTATCCTAAAAAAAGTCTTAAGGAAAGAATCGGCAATTTCAAAGTTGTCAAAGCAATGAAGGGGAAAATATGACCAGTTTTATTACCCTTCATACTTACAATGGTAATTTTAGTAATATTACCATTATTAGGAATCATAATATTTGCAATAGTTAAGCCAACTGGAAATAGTCTTAAGTTTTCTGTAAACTTAGATAATTTTTGAAAATTGTTTAGCTCATCAGGAATAATGTCTGTTATGGGATTATCACTTTTATATGCTTTTATAGCAAGTATTATTTGCGTTATAATGGCCTACCCAATAGCGCTGATTCTATCTCAATTAAAAAGTAAATGAGTAGCTAAAAACGTATGAATATTATTAACTTTACCAATATGAATTAGTATGCTACTAAAAATACTTGGTTTGAGAAGTTTATTTTACTTAATGGGTTCAACAACAATAGGAACTCCGTTTGCAGTTATAATTGGAATGGTTTATATGTTTATACCATTCTCAATTTCTCCAATATATAATGCTCTAGAAAACCAAGACCCAAATTATTATCAAGCTGCGCTTGATTTAAAAGCCAGTAAAGCAAAAGCCTTTTGACATATAACTTTTAGGCAATCTTTACCTGGTATTTTCACAGCATTTACATTAGTGATTGTTCAAGCAGCAACTTCACTACTTATTGTGAGATATATGGGTGACGGTAAAATTAATTTAATTACCACAATTATTGAAAACTACTTTTTCAAAGGATCAGACTTTGGATTTGGAGCTACAGTAGCTGTTGTCCTTGCTGCCCTACTATTTATAATAATGGGGTTAATGAAATTAATTTCAAATAAATTTGAGGTAAGGGGGTCTAAAAAATGAAAAAATTCATTAAATCAAGTTACTTCGCAATAATACTATTATTTATTTATGTACCAATTGCAGTTATGATGTTTTTTTCATTTAACTCTGGAAAAACTCTTAGCTCATTTGAAGGTTATAGCACTGAATGATATAGTTACTTTCTAAGTTACTCACCATTCGTTAAATCAATTATCGTATCACTATTTGTTGCAATGGTATCGACAATTATATCTGTTGTAATTGGTGTTATGGCTTGTGTTGGTTTAGCGAGAATCAAAAGAAGACAATCTAACAACTGAGTGCGTGTAGCAAATATACCACTAGTAAATGCAGATGTTATTACAGCTGTTGGACTGATGCTATTATTTGTTATAGCAGGTTTAAAGTTTGGAGCTTTTACTCTAATTGCAGCACACGTTTCATTTAACGTGCCTTATGTAATAATTACTGTTCTTCCATTTATGCTAAGATTAGATAAAAATATTTTGGAAGCATCTAAAGATCTTGGTGGAACACCTACAAAAACATTTTTTAAAGTTGTATTACCAATTCTTACACCTTGTATAATAACTGCATCAGCAATTTGTTTTGCTATGAGTTTTGACGACTTTATAATTTCATATTTCACAGGTGGTGGACAAACTAACGTATCAACATTTATTTATACTGCTAAAAAAATGCAACCATATATAAACGCTTTTGGTACAGTGCTTGTAGCAGTTATATTATTTGTAATCATCATCTGAAATGCAGTTCATCTTTCATTTCAAAAAGCAAATGAAACAAAGAATCAAATTAAAAAAGGTGAATATAAAATAAAAAAAATAAGTCAGTTAAAAAAGAAAATTGCTTATTACAATAAATGTGTTGAAACAAATACAGTTCTTAGAAGAAGTATGAATATATTCAAATGAATTAATTATGGAATTATTTCATTAGAAGTAAAAAGGTTAAATGCAATTAACCACAACGCAAAAATTAGTAAACTGGAGTGAAAACTTGATAGAATCTCAAATGAAATAAAAGAAGAGAGTAGATTGCAAACAATTCATGCAAAATTAACTCTTAAGAAAAGTCAATTGAGTTCTAAACTTGCGTTATCAAAAAATGAAAAGAGAAATAAAAAACTATCTTCATTATTGTCTAAGTTAGATAAAAAAATTAGTTATTATGAAAAAGAACTTGATTGAATCAAAGAAAGAGACTCTTACGATAAAGAGTTAGCTAATGATTTAATTAAACAAATTAACAATTTAAAAGAAGAAAAAAATGGTTTGCAAAACCCAAGTCAAAGTCTTATTACATGATATGATAAAAAAATTGCAAAACTAACTATAAAAAAAGATCAATTGATTGAAGGAAGAAATAACTTTAAGCTTCGCTCAACAATCGAAAAAATACAAGCAGTTAAATTAAAAACTGATGAGAAAATAGCTAAAAAATATCAAATGCTAGAAGAAGCTAAATGAAAAGTATTCAAAAAAGTTTCGTTCTCAAATGCATTAGATAAAGCAATTATCAAGCTAGAAGCATCAAAAAACAAGCTTTCAAATTATCAAGAGAAATTAGCATCATATGAAGAAAGAAAATCAAAAGTAGTTGATTCAAAGTTAGCAAAAATATTATCAAATATCAAAAAGAACAATGAAAAACTAGAAAATATTAAGATTGATACAGAAAAGAAAAAAGCAAAATACTTTCCTGATGTATTGTCTGCAGATTACGTTTCAACAAGAAACAGATGATTCAAAAGAAACTGAAAACAACTTTCAATGGGAACTATTCTTTTGGGTTCATTCTCATTAGTTACAACAGCATACATTATGAACAATATCTATGATTTGGTTATTGGTAACTGAGGAAGTTATATTGATCCAAAATTACTAGCGCAATTTGAATCTGAAAATAATGTTAAAATAAACTATCAACAGTATGACTCTAACGAAAGTTTATATAACAAAAACTACACTTTCAATTATGACATCATGGTTCCAAGTGACTATATGGTTAAAAAAATGGCCGAAGAAAATATGTTACAAGAAATTGATTGATGTAAAATAGAAAATATCAAAACTCCTAATGAGTTATTGAATAAAAAAGAATGCTCTGATAAAAAAGATGAAAATGCAACTGAGGCTATAAATGATGCCCTGCAAGAAACTATGAAATTAACAACAGTTGGAAAAAATGAAGATTTAAATATACTTTCATATTCAGTGCCTTATGTTTGAGGAGATGTTCGAATAGTTTTCAACTTAGAAAATGAAAATGTCTTAGAGTTTTTGAAAAGTCATAATGAGGGAGAAGATATTTCATCTCCAGAAAATAACCTGATTTATCAAAATACGGATACTCAACCAGAAGCTGATGGTTGAATACTAAATGAAAAAAATTTAAGTTGAAATATTTTATGAGAAGCAGCTCAAGAAAATCTTAACGTTGCACTTAATGAAGACCCAAAAAACGTATTTATGTATGCGTTTGAAAAATTATATGGAAATGTCGAATCTGTACCGAATAAAGATGATAACAAGACATTACCTTCAAGAATGGAACAAATTGACAAAGCAGCCGAAGCTGTAATAGAACTATTAAAACCTAGAAATGTTGGGGTATACGGAGATCAATTAATGGATAAAGTTCATGATGGTGATTATGATATTGCTGTTATGTATAATGGTGATGTTTTATGATCACTATCACCTGATTATGAATCAGAAGGCGGAGAAGAAGACAGTCTTTCAAAACAAGAAGCTAGTGCAGAAGGTGATGAAGAAGAAAATGCTGAAACTCCAAAAGTTATTACTGGTGTACCTGGTGCAAAATCAGAACTTAATAAAGACAAAAAACAAAAAACAAATATTTTTAGTGACGACTTAGTTATCAGTAAAAGTAACCGTAATATTGACTTAACATACAAATTTATCAACTTTATCTATTCTCACGAAAGTCAAATGGCTATCGTAGAAGAAACAAGCCAAACTTCTCCTTTGCAAAGTGTTATTGATAAAATACAAGAAGGCTATGGAAAAGACTCATTATATGCTAAATGATTTTTACCTTCAAAAGAAGGTGAACCATTTGGATTCAATGAAGAGTTAGATAATTATTTAGTTGATAGATACAACAACATAATAGCAACAAAAATTTAAAGTTAGAATTTTCTAACTTTTTTTAATTTAGAGTTCAAATTTGTTATAATATTTTTTGTAATGGTACCATAGCCAAGAGGCTAAGGCATGGGACTGCAACTCCCTGATCGTCGGTTCGACTCCGACTGGTACCTCCAAAATGAAATAAATAATCAAAACCCACCTCGGTGGGTTTTAAAGTACTTGTAAATGTAAAAGTTGCAACTATTTAACAAAAATTGAAAAAAATATATACATTAAAAATATATTTGTTATAATAAATATTGTCGATTTTATAACAAATCGCAATAATTATTAAAAATTGTATTATAATATTTTTGGTTGTTTTTATTATTATTTGCGCCCTTAGATCAATTGGATAGATCGTTTGACTACGGATCAAAAGGTTAGGGGTTCGAGTCCCTTAGGGCGCGCCATTTTAGGAACAACTAATGAATATTCAAAATTAATATTCATTACTTCGGGAAGTGGCTCAGCTTGGTAGAGCATTCGGTTTGGGACCGAAGGGTCGCAGGTTCGAATCCTGTCTTCCCGACCATTAATTTAATATTTATTTTATATATGGGCCCGTAGCTCAGCTGGGAGAGCACCTGCCTTGCACGCAGGGGGTCGACGGTTCGATCCCGTTCGGGTCCACCATATATATGGCGGGGTAGCTCAGCTGGTTAGAGCGCTCGGCTCATACCCGGGAGGTCAAGAGTTCAAGTCTCTTCCCCGCTACCATATATTTATCAATTTTATATTATGGACCTTTAGCTCAGTTGGTTAGAGCATCCGGCTCATAACCGGATGGTCATTGGTTCGAGTCCAATAAGGTCCACCATAATTTGACTCTAGATAAATTCGCGAATTATGTGGAACGAAATAAATACGGAAGATTACCCAAGTCTGGCTGAAGGGGTCGGTCTTGAAAACCGAGAGTCGGGGAAACCCGAGCGGGGGTTCGAATCCCTCATCTTCCGCCATTTTATATCGCGGGGTGGAGCAGTTGGTAGCTCGTCGGGCTCATAACCCGAAGGTCGTAGGTTCAAGTCCTGCCCCCGCAACCATTTTGGCCCCATAGCGAAGTTGGTTATCGCGCCTCCCTGTCACGGAGGAGATCACGGGTTCGAGTCCCGTTGGGGTCGCCATTATTAATGGTTTTGTAGCTCAGTTGGTAGAGCAGTTGACTGAAGCTCAACGTGTCGGCGGTTCAATTCCGTCCAAAACCACCATTATTGAAACTGCGACATCTTAAATAAAGATGTTTTTTTTATTGATTGATAAAAAATCATAATTAATAATTTATTTTTATAAAAAAAGTTTGCAAATTATGAATGATTATCTTATAATTAATATTGTTTTACGGAGCATAGCTCAGCTGGTTAGAGCGCACCCCTGATAAGGGTGAGGTCGGTGGTTCAAGTCCACTTGTTCCGACCATTTAGAATCAAATAAGGCACTTCATGTATTTTAGGGAAGTGTCTTTTCTTATTAAACATTGAAAATAGAAGGGGTAATCATGAAAGAAGACAACTACATCTTGAAAGAAAAAAGTCTTGATACTACAACTATTCATAAAAAGAATAAAGTTAAAAAAAGATTTTTTGCAGAAAAACAATGATATAAACTGACGTTGACAATAATTTTATGATCAGTACTCCAAGAAGTTATTATGGCTTCTACAGATTTGGTCGACAATATTTTTGTTAACCATCTTAGGCCAGAACATATAAATGGGTTTCAAGAATTGTTAAACTACATTAAAGACTCTGGTTGAAAGGAATTATCAACAAACCCTGATTTTTTGAAGCTACTTGAACAAAACGGATTATTAGGTTACGCTGGTGATGGTATGTTTTATGAAGCGGGTCAAATAGGTGTTAATGCGGTTTCAGCAAGTAATCAGCTATATATAATTATGTTTTGTATGGTTTCTGGTTTCTGTTATGGTGCTGGAATATTTTCAGCACAATATTTCGGTGCGGGTGAGTATCAAAAACTAAAACAAGTAACAGCCTTGAAAATGTATTTGACATTATCAATAACAGTATTATTTATGCTGTTTGCTATACCAGGAATTAC encodes the following:
- the potA gene encoding spermidine/putrescine ABC transporter ATP-binding protein — encoded protein: MKNNKNILEIRNLTKSYDGKVVLRGVSFNVHEGEFITLLGPSGCGKTTTLNIIGGREKQDFGDLLFESKNLTPIPSNKRQINTIFQNYALFPHYDVYDNIAYGLRIKKMKEDLIEQEVMKYIKKFSLEGHENKRVHELSGGQKQRVAIARALVLKPRILLLDEPMSALDVQLRKRMQNELKDLQEEIGITFILVTHDQEEALTLSDRVVVMNEGNIQQIGTPEEIYNEPENRWVANFIGVSNVIDNGVMIKDLRLKFDGKEFDCIDKGFGENETNIDIVIRPEDIKISEPGKGYFDGIVENVIFKGVHYEITIKTEYRTFVAHTTEFHDFDKKVSIKWFDNDLHVMWKEIDD
- the potB gene encoding spermidine/putrescine ABC transporter permease, with the protein product MINQDTTNVLNDNLDLDQEVEHELEDIEIIESEGENQEFVYPKKSLKERIGNFKVVKAMKGKIWPVLLPFILTMVILVILPLLGIIIFAIVKPTGNSLKFSVNLDNFWKLFSSSGIMSVMGLSLLYAFIASIICVIMAYPIALILSQLKSKWVAKNVWILLTLPIWISMLLKILGLRSLFYLMGSTTIGTPFAVIIGMVYMFIPFSISPIYNALENQDPNYYQAALDLKASKAKAFWHITFRQSLPGIFTAFTLVIVQAATSLLIVRYMGDGKINLITTIIENYFFKGSDFGFGATVAVVLAALLFIIMGLMKLISNKFEVRGSKKWKNSLNQVTSQ
- the potCD gene encoding spermidine/putrescine ABC transporter permease/substrate-binding protein — protein: MKKFIKSSYFAIILLFIYVPIAVMMFFSFNSGKTLSSFEGYSTEWYSYFLSYSPFVKSIIVSLFVAMVSTIISVVIGVMACVGLARIKRRQSNNWVRVANIPLVNADVITAVGLMLLFVIAGLKFGAFTLIAAHVSFNVPYVIITVLPFMLRLDKNILEASKDLGGTPTKTFFKVVLPILTPCIITASAICFAMSFDDFIISYFTGGGQTNVSTFIYTAKKMQPYINAFGTVLVAVILFVIIIWNAVHLSFQKANETKNQIKKGEYKIKKISQLKKKIAYYNKCVETNTVLRRSMNIFKWINYGIISLEVKRLNAINHNAKISKLEWKLDRISNEIKEESRLQTIHAKLTLKKSQLSSKLALSKNEKRNKKLSSLLSKLDKKISYYEKELDWIKERDSYDKELANDLIKQINNLKEEKNGLQNPSQSLITWYDKKIAKLTIKKDQLIEGRNNFKLRSTIEKIQAVKLKTDEKIAKKYQMLEEAKWKVFKKVSFSNALDKAIIKLEASKNKLSNYQEKLASYEERKSKVVDSKLAKILSNIKKNNEKLENIKIDTEKKKAKYFPDVLSADYVSTRNRWFKRNWKQLSMGTILLGSFSLVTTAYIMNNIYDLVIGNWGSYIDPKLLAQFESENNVKINYQQYDSNESLYNKNYTFNYDIMVPSDYMVKKMAEENMLQEIDWCKIENIKTPNELLNKKECSDKKDENATEAINDALQETMKLTTVGKNEDLNILSYSVPYVWGDVRIVFNLENENVLEFLKSHNEGEDISSPENNLIYQNTDTQPEADGWILNEKNLSWNILWEAAQENLNVALNEDPKNVFMYAFEKLYGNVESVPNKDDNKTLPSRMEQIDKAAEAVIELLKPRNVGVYGDQLMDKVHDGDYDIAVMYNGDVLWSLSPDYESEGGEEDSLSKQEASAEGDEEENAETPKVITGVPGAKSELNKDKKQKTNIFSDDLVISKSNRNIDLTYKFINFIYSHESQMAIVEETSQTSPLQSVIDKIQEGYGKDSLYAKWFLPSKEGEPFGFNEELDNYLVDRYNNIIATKI